AGCTCAAACAGATTCTTGCCAAAATCAATTAAAAAAAGTGACTATCCATCTCTAAACAGCGGCATGATTGAGTATAGTTTTGAGCCAGGCAGTGTTATTAAAACAATCACTTTTGCACTACTTTTAGACAAGGGACTAATCAACCCTTATGACTTGGTAAATGGGCATAATGGTCGTTTTAAAATTGGTAAAAAAATTATAACGGATGAGCATAAATTTGACTGGCTATCTGCTGAGAACACTATAGTTCACTCATCTAACATAGGGATAGCTCAACTAGCACAAAAATTATCTGGAGCAGAGTTTCATGAAGGGCTTAAAACATTTGGTTTTTCTAAAAAATCTACACCTGATCTTATCTATGAAAAAACGGGATCAATACCAAGTGCAATAAAACTCAATAATGAGATATACAAAGCTACCTGCTCTTACGGATATGGAATGAAAGCAAATCTAATGCAGCTTTTGCGAGCATACAGCGCCTTTAACAATAATGGAAGAATGGTTACTCCAAAAATAGTCAGTAGTTTTATAGATAGTTATGAGAGAGAGACAAAGAGTGTAGATGAGGAGCAGATTCAGGTTATAAAAAGTTCTACCGCTCATAGAGTCAAAAAAGTTCTCATAAAAACTGTAAATGAGGGGACTGGAACAAAGGCCAAAACTGAAGGTTTAGTTATTGGCGGAAAGACTGGAACTTCACATATAGTTGAAAACGGGAAATACGTTAGAAAGTACAACACCGCTTTTATAGGTTTTGCGAATGATCAAAAGCAAAAATATACAATAGGTGTAGCTGTAGTTCAGCCTAAAAAGAGTCAATTTGCTGCTCAAACATCGGTACCTGTGTTTAAAAAAGCTGTTGAGATAATGGTTGAAGAGGGTTACTTGAGACCTCTACAACCAGATATTGTCAAGTAATCTTGTAGTTCCAACTCTCACTTCAACTAAGATAATCGTATTTCCAATCTCTACATGTGAGAGTTGTTCAAAATCACGATTTAAAACCTCTACATAAAAAACTTCCAAATCTCCAAGAGTGTTTCTCATCTCTTTAATAATCTCTTTTGAATCCAAAATGTTTTTTACAACCATAGCACTTGCTTGACGTAAAGATGACGAAATTTTAAGTGCTTCTTCCCTATCGTTAGGGCTAAGATATGCATTCCTGCTACTTAGTGCCAAGCCATCGCTCTCTCTAACCGTATCTACCGGAATTATCTGAGTACTCATAAACAGCTGCTTTACCATCAAAGAGATTAGGTTTAACTGCTGTGCATCTTTTTTGCCAAAGTAAGCTCTTGTTGGTGTAACTATATTTAAAAGCTTCATCACAACTGTTAAAACACCGTTAAAATGCGAAGGTCGGCTATTACCCTCTAAAACATATCCTCTAACTTTTGGAGCGCATAATGTCACTTCATCATTGGTGTACATATCTGCTACATGTGGAAAGAAAAGAATATCTACTCCGCTTAATTTACATATCTGCTTGTCAGCTTCATCTCTCTTAGGATATTTATCTAAATCTTCACCTTTTAAAAACTGTGTCGGGTTTAAAAAAATAGATACCACAACCAATTCATTTTGCTCTTTAGCTTTTTTTATAAGTGAAATGTGCCCTTGATGCAGTGCCCCCATTGTTGGGACAAAACCGATAGTTCGGTTTCCTTGAAAAGATGTAGAATTATTTTCACCTTTTAAATACTCTTTTAATTCTAATGGACAAGAGATAATCTTCATTTTAAGCCTCAATTCAATATAATCGCAATTATACTACAAAACATGAAGCTTTAGTCGCCCAAGCGGCGCTAGCGGAGTAAAAGGAATTTTATTCCTTTTAAGGGACTAATCAATGGACAACTACGAATATACAGAACTTTTAAAAAACTTAAAAATTAAAATGGAAAACATCACCGGTGTTGTTGAGCCTACAAAACTTAAAGCCAGACTTAAAGAAATAGAAGAGCTAGAAAATAATCAAGAATTTTGGGATGATGCAAGCAATGCTGCAATCGTACAGCAAGAGAAGACAAAGTGCCAAAGAAAGCTCGATAAATACTTCGTAGCCAATAATGCAATACTTGATGCAAAAGAACTATATGATATGGCAAAAGAAGAGAGTGATGATGACTCTATAAACGAGTGTTTTGAAGGTGCAGAGGAACTTAAACAGCAAATTTTAAAAATGGAAATAGAAGTTCTTCTCAGCGGAGAGATGGACTCAAATAATGCCATACTATCAATACATCCCGGAGCTGGAGGGACAGAGTCACAGGACTGGGCTTCAATGTTACTTCGCATGTATAAACGCTTTGCGGAGAGAAACGGTTTTTCAGTTGAAGTTCTTGACTACCAGTCGGGAGAAGAAGCAGGGATTAAAGATGCTTCAATCCTTATAAAAGGTGAAAATGCGTATGGATACCTAAAGGTTGAAAACGGTATTCACAGACTTGTAAGAATATCTCCATTTGATTCAAACGCTAAACGACACACCTCTTTTTCCTCTGTCATGGTTTCTCCTGAGGTTGATGATGACATAAACATAGTAGTAGAGGATAAAGACATTCGTATAGATACTTACCGCTCTAGTGGAGCTGGCGGACAACATGTAAACAAAACCGAATCTGCTATTAGAATAACACACATAGCAACGAATGTCGTAGTTCAGTGTCAAAACGACAGAAGTCAGCACAAAAATAAAGCAACAGCTATGAAGATGTTAAAATCAAGACTATACGAGCTAGAACTTGAAGCACAAAAAGCTGAGCTGGCAGGTGTATCTAAAAGCGAGATAGGCTGGGGACACCAGATTCGCTCTTACGTTATGCAACCGTATCAGCAGGTTAAAGACACGAGAAGCAATGAAGCTTACTCTAATATTTCAGGTATTTTAGATGGTGATATTGGAGAGATGATTGAGGGTGTGCTTATTGCACAGAATCGTTCTCACGCTTAATAAAGCTATAGCCTAGGAACCCAATTCCAAAAATCATAGCTATTATTGTCAGGTACTCTCTTTGTTTTGCCTGTGTGTTTTTTAGTTCCTCTAAAATTTTTGCACTGCTTGATTTTTTGGGGTTTTTAGAATTTCCAGCCGAACCCCTCACATGAGCTTCCATCCTTGCTACATTTGCCGCTGCAATCTCATTTTGAGTATATCCCTCTTTTGGAGCAGACCAAAAATGTACAATGAAACCAAT
The sequence above is drawn from the Candidatus Sulfurimonas baltica genome and encodes:
- a CDS encoding peptidoglycan D,D-transpeptidase FtsI family protein, with protein sequence MINQNKSKKILLLYVLIALGFLIFLSVMLLTTLKSRDLPSLYTKESSKAVRGSIISADGFHIASTKKLYKAIVNTHYIDPLKKDLFVELFSIYSGIESEEITKKLSKKRGVVVLSYNIEQKQAQYLKRLAYELRRLKVFVERKSPTTGRTTLHGLSIIESGESREYSYGDLLTPIIGYPHKIEEEGYTYVKGVKGLERRFEDDLQAKQDELSQGPRDVNSYIILNKKSFSKPNINGLDIKLTIPISLQIRVERMLDNMKVELDAKHIMIGIMNSTNGEVIALASSNRFLPKSIKKSDYPSLNSGMIEYSFEPGSVIKTITFALLLDKGLINPYDLVNGHNGRFKIGKKIITDEHKFDWLSAENTIVHSSNIGIAQLAQKLSGAEFHEGLKTFGFSKKSTPDLIYEKTGSIPSAIKLNNEIYKATCSYGYGMKANLMQLLRAYSAFNNNGRMVTPKIVSSFIDSYERETKSVDEEQIQVIKSSTAHRVKKVLIKTVNEGTGTKAKTEGLVIGGKTGTSHIVENGKYVRKYNTAFIGFANDQKQKYTIGVAVVQPKKSQFAAQTSVPVFKKAVEIMVEEGYLRPLQPDIVK
- the panC gene encoding pantoate--beta-alanine ligase; translated protein: MKIISCPLELKEYLKGENNSTSFQGNRTIGFVPTMGALHQGHISLIKKAKEQNELVVVSIFLNPTQFLKGEDLDKYPKRDEADKQICKLSGVDILFFPHVADMYTNDEVTLCAPKVRGYVLEGNSRPSHFNGVLTVVMKLLNIVTPTRAYFGKKDAQQLNLISLMVKQLFMSTQIIPVDTVRESDGLALSSRNAYLSPNDREEALKISSSLRQASAMVVKNILDSKEIIKEMRNTLGDLEVFYVEVLNRDFEQLSHVEIGNTIILVEVRVGTTRLLDNIWL
- the prfB gene encoding peptide chain release factor 2 codes for the protein MDNYEYTELLKNLKIKMENITGVVEPTKLKARLKEIEELENNQEFWDDASNAAIVQQEKTKCQRKLDKYFVANNAILDAKELYDMAKEESDDDSINECFEGAEELKQQILKMEIEVLLSGEMDSNNAILSIHPGAGGTESQDWASMLLRMYKRFAERNGFSVEVLDYQSGEEAGIKDASILIKGENAYGYLKVENGIHRLVRISPFDSNAKRHTSFSSVMVSPEVDDDINIVVEDKDIRIDTYRSSGAGGQHVNKTESAIRITHIATNVVVQCQNDRSQHKNKATAMKMLKSRLYELELEAQKAELAGVSKSEIGWGHQIRSYVMQPYQQVKDTRSNEAYSNISGILDGDIGEMIEGVLIAQNRSHA